In Labrus bergylta chromosome 6, fLabBer1.1, whole genome shotgun sequence, the following proteins share a genomic window:
- the tmem44 gene encoding transmembrane protein 44 has product MSTINMRGHKGSTENTNTSLSSLLDFCADTISTCLSSDADKLCASIGLNCLSALLVLLSCILLVYQRCRTRRQNTGETLTSLYSFLGNLCNTVGAILSSQLYILILMGTFASAVDFVHVTSSCLPVLLCWNSQSEKRQRMIRSRRRQYLLSVCVLLMVGGGILKSRVTLRPLETSLPGRKLLHVTLQDNTEVLGYILGLLSFVVSCTSRFPSLSRAYRGQMLTWPYVYSGLMCSLAGALYAAAILVYDTNYTFVLRVLPWLLSALCCVCLDLLILVMCWCRKGTRQQLHSFSLDTESLLGCSGLTSEDNAVMNRHRKQQVNSSAQTETEKNQKITEMGRYIDMSVQPASQTWLKEVMLSKEEMADRPLHRTVRVVRVNGFSSDTSYDSSLESSDLEWDFEEANAQWNEPTAKQQERAEFPLVEWPKHPKPCKLCTCATSGPPQRTLCGKDDHK; this is encoded by the exons ATGTCAACAATAAATATGAGGGGACATAAAGGTAGCACAGAAAATACCAATACTTCTCTCTCCAGCCTGTTGGACTTCTGCGCGGATACAATCTCTACCTGCTTGTCAAGCGACGCCGACAAACTTTGCGCATCCATCGGCTTAAACTGTCTGTCTGCGCTGCTTGTCCTGCTGTCATGCATCCT GCTCGTGTATCAGAGGTGCAGAACTCGGAGACAAAATACGGGAGAAACGTTAACATCCTTGTACAGCTTCCTCGGTAACCTGTGCAACACCGTGGGAGCCATTCTGTCCAGTCAACTGTATATCCTG ATCTTAATGGGCACGTTTGCTTCTGCTGTGGATTTTGTCCATGTTACTTCTTCCTGCCTCCCTGTGCTCCTGTGCTGGAATTCACAGTCAG aaaAGAGGCAAAGGATGATAAGGAGCCGGAGGCGGCAGTACCTCCTCTCAGTGTGCGTTCTTCTGATGGTTGGAGGAGGAATTCTCAAGTCCAGGGTCACCCTGCGCCCATTAGAGACCAGTCTACCCGGGAGGAAACTGCTGCATGTCACCCTCCAA GACAACACTGAAGTCCTGGGTTACATACTTGGCCTCCTCTCTTTCGTAGTTTCCTGTACCTCGAGGTTCCCTTCACTCAGCAGAGCA TACAGAGGACAGATGTTGACCTGGCCCTATGTTTATTCAGGACTGATGTGCTCACTGGCTGGCGCTCTCTATGCTGCTGCGATTCTCGTCTACGACACCAACTATACGTTTGTTTTGAGAGTCCTGCCGTGGCTACTGTCAGCTCTGTGCTGTGTCTGCCTAGACCTTCTT ATCCTAGTCATGTGCTGGTGCAGAAAAGGAACGAGGCAGCAGCTACACAGCTTTTCTCTGGATACAGAGAGCCTTTTAGGTTGCTCAGGACTCACCAGTGAggataatgctgtcatgaataGACATAGAAAACAACAAGTTAATTCATCAGCACAAACAGAA acagaaaaaaaccagAAGATTACTGAGATGGGCCGATATATTGATATGAGTGTTCAACCTGCAAGCCAA ACATGGCTGAAGGAGGTGATGTTGTCTAAGGAGGAGATGGCGGACCGACCTCTCCACAGGACGGTGCGAGTGGTGAGAGTCAACGGTTTCTCCTCAGACACATCATACGACTCCTCATTGGAAAGCTCCGATCTGGAG TGGGATTTTGAAGAGGCAAACGCCCAGTGGAATGAACCAACAGCAAAACAACAGGAGAGGGCTGAGTTTCCACTCGTAGAATGGCCAAAACACCCCAAACCCTGTAAACTCTGCACCTGTGCAACGTCTGGGCCCCCACAGAGAACTCTGTGTGGTAAAGATGACCATAAGTAA
- the lsg1 gene encoding large subunit GTPase 1 homolog → MGKKKTGGGAGLGRSLIKERLHAGRGKKRGDSWIHTSELNDGYDWGRLNLQSVTEQTSMDDFLATAELAGTEFVAEKLNIKFVPAEARAGLLTKEERTRLKKLHEENKHFLRIPRRPHWDESTSPEALQQAEKDSFLEWRRVLADLEEEQKLILTPFERNLEFWRQLWRVIERSDVVVQIVDARNPLLFRCPDLELYVKEVSEHKVNMLLVNKADLLTREQRRAWARHFQKEGLRAVFWSALAEGDRLDAEEKGMEVEGEGEECENSDPEDEGLPDNEDITTEKGADVEAEENEDSSTEEEQRERITVDEKEWHTCSEDEGEEEAEAAGSSSESSFHNSSRLLHMDELLDMFKAVHNGPRCKDGQLTVGLVGYPNVGKSSSINTILRHKKVSVSATPGHTKHFQTLYVDQSLCLCDCPGLVMPSFVSTKAEMICSGILPIDQMRDHVPAVSLICQLIPRHVLEGTYGINIIRPREDEDPDRNPTSEEMLMAYGYMRGFMTSHGQPDQSRSARYILKDYVSGKLLYCHPPPKINAEDFQPQHNNFLNRDVDNCDLSATTNKHKIKRIENVVDKNFFHQANVRALSKGVQSVMGYKPGSGPVGPEKAGSETVAGKPWKKHGNRNKKEKVRRLNSHLDA, encoded by the exons CAGATCTCTGATAAAGGAGAGACTCCATGCAGGCCGAGGGAAGAAGAGAGGCGACTCGTGG ATCCACACCAGTGAGCTGAACGATGGCTACGACTGGGGACGGCTGAACCTGCAGTCAGTGACAGAACAGACGTCAATGGACGACTTTCTTGCCACTGCTGAATTGGCAGGAACAGAGTTTGTTGCAG aGAAACTCAACATCAAGTTTGTGCCAGCTGAAGCTAGAGCTGGCTTATtaacaaaagaagagagaacCAGGCTGAAAAAGCTgcatgaagaaaacaagcaCTTCCTCAGAATTCCTCGCCG CCCCCACTGGGATGAAAGCACCAGCCCAGAAGCGCTTCAGCAAGCAGAGAAAGACAGCTTCTTGGAGTGGAGACGAGTGCTTGCCGA CCTGGAAGAAGAACAGAAGTTAATTCTCACCCCCTTCGAGAGGAACCTGGAGTTCTGGAGACAGCTCTGGAGAGTCATCGAGAGGAG TGACGTCGTCGTTCAAATTGTCGATGCAAGAAATCCATTGTTGTTTCGATGTCCTGACCTG GAGTTGTATGTAAAGGAAGTGTCAGAGCATAAGGTGAACATGCTGTTGGTGAACAAGGCCGACCTCCTGACCAGAGAGCAAAGGCGAGCGTGGGCCAGACACTTCCAGAAAGAGGGGTTAAGGGCTGTTTTCTGGTCTGCGTTGGCTGAGGGCGACAGACTGGATGCAGAGGAAAAG GGCATGGAAGTGGAGGGTGAGGGTGAGGAGTGTGAAAACAGTGACCCAGAAGATGAAGGACTGCCGGACAATGAAGACATCACGACTGAAAAAGGGGCAGATGTAGAGGCTGAGGAGAATGAGGACAGTAGTACAGAAGAAGAGCAGCGGGAAAGGATAACTGTAGATGAGAAGGAATGGCACACCTGCTcagaagatgagggtgaagaaGAGGCGGAGGCTGCTGGGTCATCCAGTGAATCCTCCTTCCATAACTCCAGCCGCCTGCTGCATATGGACGAGCTGCTGGACATGTTTAAGGCTGTGCACAACGGGCCGAGGTGTAAAGACGGACAACTGACTGTGGGACTG GTGGGGTATCCTAATGTGGGAAAGAGCTCCAGCATCAACACTATTCTAAGACATAAGAAGGTGTCTGTTTCAGCCACTCCTGGTCACACTAAGCACTTTCAG ACTCTGTATGTGGATCAaagcctgtgtctgtgtgactgcCCGGGTCTGGTCATGCCCTCCTTTGTTTCAACCAAAGCTGAGATGATCTGCTCTGGGATCCTGCCCATTGATCAGATGAGAGATCACGTACCTGCAGTCTCCCTT ATATGTCAGTTGATCCCTCGGCATGTGTTGGAAGGCACCTACGGCATCAACATCATCCGACCACGAGAGGATGAAGACCCCGACAGAAACCCCACCTCTGAGGAGATGCTGATGGCTTATGGAT ACATGAGAGGATTTATGACGTCACATGGCCAGCCCGATCAGTCCAGATCTGCCCGTTACATTCTGAAGGATTATGTCAGT GGAAAGCTGCTGTACTGCCATCCTCCTCCTAAAATTAATGCTGAAGACTTCCAGCCACAGCACAACAATTTCCTAAACAGAGACGTGGACAACTGTGACCTGtctgcaacaacaaataaacacaaaatcaagAGGATTGAAAATGTGGTTGACAAGAACTTCTTCCATCAG GCGAATGTGCGTGCACTGTCCAAGGGGGTCCAGTCTGTCATGGGCTACAAACCCGGTAGTGGACCTGTCGGCCCAGAAAAAGCTGGATCAGAGACTGTGGCGGGGAAACCCTGGAAAAAGCACGGCAACAGGAACAAGAAGGAGAAAGTACGTCGTCTTAACAGCCATCTGGACGCCTGA